One window from the genome of Glycine soja cultivar W05 chromosome 12, ASM419377v2, whole genome shotgun sequence encodes:
- the LOC114380237 gene encoding probable serine/threonine-protein kinase WNK2, producing the protein CRYRAFDELEGIEVAWNQVKVANLLRNFDDLERLYSEVHLLKTLKHKNIIKFYNSWVDTKNENINFITEIFTSGTLRQYRKKHKHVDLRAVKKWSRQILEGLLYLHSHNLLVIHRDLKCDNIFVNGNQGEVKIGDLGLEAILQQANSAHSVIGTPEFMAPELYEEEYNEFVDIYAFGMCLLELVTVEYPYIECTNAAQIYKKVTSLKEWLHNLGIVDQTVMVQDDEEPDDGAVPSP; encoded by the exons TGTAGATATCGAGCGTTTGATGAGTTAGAAGGGATTGAAGTGGCTTGGAATCAGGTTAAGGTGGCGAACCTGTTGCGTAACTTCGATGATTTGGAGCGACTTTATTCAGAGGTTCATTTGCTCAAGACTTTGaagcataaaaatataattaagttttacaATTCATGGGTTGACACCAAGAATGAGAACATCAACTTCATTACTGAAATTTTCACCTCAGGAACATTGCGTCA ATACCGGAAGAAACATAAGCATGTTGATTTGAGAGCTGTGAAGAAATGGTCCAGGCAGATTTTGGAAGGCCTTTTATATCTTCACAGTCACAATCTGCTGGTTATTCATCGAGACCTTAAGTGTGATAACATTTTTGTTAATGGTAATCAAGGGGAGGTGAAAATTGGTGATTTAGGATTGGAAGCTATCCTTCAACAGGCCAATTCAGCTCACAGTGTCATAG GTACCCCTGAGTTCATGGCCCCAGAACTTTATGAAGAGGAATACAATGAGTTTGTTGACATCTATGCTTTTGGCATGTGCTTGCTAGAGTTGGTAACCGTTGAGTACCCATATATTGAATGCACCAATGCTGCTCAAATATACAAGAAAGTGACATCT TTAAAAGAATGGCTTCACAACTTAGGAATAGTAGATCAAACAGTAATGGTACAAGATGACGAAGAACCTGATGATGGAGCTGTGCCTTCACCATGA